In Zingiber officinale cultivar Zhangliang chromosome 1A, Zo_v1.1, whole genome shotgun sequence, a genomic segment contains:
- the LOC122008432 gene encoding uncharacterized protein LOC122008432, producing the protein MKTTGIPCSRIMFSLSSPATPLLIKSMASPKPANRVSATKKGSTVFPVGEPGPRQFNTANGSSPVKLLTNVEKLRLLTKAEKAGLLSAAENLGLSLSAVERLGLLSKAEDLGVLSAATDPATPGALLSLSLVLLALGPLCVYLLPEDYPWEVVLQVAVALFCVLGGSAAFAASNFVSNLQKSN; encoded by the exons ATGAAAACAACAGGAATTCCTTGCAGCAGAATAATGTTTTCACTCTCCTCTCCTGCGACTCCTCTCCTCATCAAGTCCATGGCCTCCCCTAAACCTGCCAACAGAGTTTCAGCAACCAAAAAG GGATCCACTGTGTTCCCAGTAGGAGAGCCTGGTCCAAGACAGTTCAACACTGCCAACGGCTCGTCCCCAGTGAAGCTGCTCACCAATGTGGAGAAGCTGAGACTGCTGACCAAGGCAGAGAAGGCAGGGCTCCTGTCTGCGGCAGAGAACCTCGGCCTCTCCCTCTCTGCAGTGGAGAGGCTCGGACTCCTCTCCAAGGCAGAGGACCTGGGGGTCCTCTCTGCAGCGACAGACCCGGCCACGCCCGGAGCTCTCCTCAGCTTGAGCCTAGTATTGCTTGCTCTGGGCCCTCTCTGCGTCTATCTCCTGCCTGAGGACTACCCCTGGGAAGTGGTGTTGCAGGTCGCGGTCGCTTTGTTCTGTGTGCTCGGTGGATCTGCAGCCTTCGCAGCGTCCAATTTCGTGTCGAATTTGCAGAAATCCAACTAA